In one window of Massilibacterium senegalense DNA:
- a CDS encoding FRG domain-containing protein: MFQPSFLSFLQEVASFSSHVQHQNAWFRGQHRYHQTASLHAGLFRMEKKTLQAYTKWEKEVYREFLYNGLRIHQLSSWELLYAMQHYGVKTRLLDWTESFLIALYFVFEGWAYRQKEDAVIWMLDPYRLNEKHPLWKKPVLCTTDDMKNLLGKDYPDCINESFTNSLALFPERQLERIIVQKSVFTLQANQVPLEKEYDGQLLQQGILKKVVLPFELAVDVERFLVLCGVDSFMIYPDLHGLAQKVNQMK; this comes from the coding sequence ATGTTTCAACCATCGTTTCTTTCTTTTTTACAAGAGGTTGCTTCTTTTTCTTCCCACGTCCAACACCAAAATGCTTGGTTTCGTGGGCAACATCGTTATCATCAAACAGCATCGCTACATGCTGGATTATTTCGGATGGAAAAAAAGACACTCCAAGCGTATACGAAGTGGGAAAAAGAAGTATATCGTGAATTTTTGTATAATGGCTTACGAATTCATCAGTTATCGTCGTGGGAGTTGCTGTACGCGATGCAACATTACGGCGTAAAAACACGTTTATTAGATTGGACAGAATCCTTTCTTATTGCACTTTATTTTGTATTTGAAGGGTGGGCGTACCGTCAAAAAGAAGATGCAGTTATTTGGATGCTTGATCCATATCGGTTAAACGAAAAACATCCATTATGGAAAAAGCCTGTCTTATGCACAACCGACGATATGAAAAACTTGCTTGGAAAAGATTATCCTGATTGCATAAATGAATCGTTTACCAATAGCCTTGCACTATTTCCAGAACGTCAGCTAGAGCGAATAATCGTTCAAAAAAGTGTATTTACGCTCCAAGCAAATCAAGTTCCGTTAGAAAAAGAGTATGATGGCCAATTACTCCAACAAGGCATTTTGAAAAAAGTCGTGTTGCCATTTGAGTTAGCAGTAGATGTGGAACGGTTTTTAGTACTGTGCGGTGTCGATTCGTTTATGATTTATCCTGATTTACATGGGCTTGCACAAAAAGTAAATCAAATGAAATAA
- a CDS encoding YjcZ family sporulation protein, whose translation MSGCGFGARGGYGAGFGGFSFIVVLFILLVIVGCSCRSWC comes from the coding sequence ATGTCAGGATGTGGATTTGGAGCTAGAGGTGGATATGGAGCAGGATTTGGGGGATTTTCATTTATCGTTGTGTTGTTTATTTTGTTAGTGATCGTTGGTTGTTCTTGTCGCAGCTGGTGCTAA
- a CDS encoding glycosyltransferase, with product MIDTVLLFLSIITALFWLVVAVGTTFSIRHIPTLPETTRTKYPSLSIIVAAKDEEKAIRESISSQLKQDYPNVEWVLVDDRSSDGTLSIMKQLAAKDERITVLSIEELPEGWLGKNHALYKGYKQASGELILFTDADVIFERTDVLKRSVAMLQTENVDHVTISPTLQAKSFMLQAFIGFFLFGFHYFKRPHRANDDRSSVAMGVGAFNLLRKEAYEAIGTHEQIRFRPDDDLQIGIQIKKNGLKQRFVTGIGDIRVEWYPSLKEAIIGLEKNMFAGLHFRYYMVFVAIFGVFISQTFPFLALLFTSGATFWFNVMSIVLMLFIYVQIINLFTPFSRWTTILFPVSSLLFIYTIIRAIGLMIYRGGIVWRRTTYSLQELKEWKKG from the coding sequence ATGATTGATACGGTGTTGCTTTTTCTTAGTATAATTACCGCTCTTTTTTGGCTTGTCGTTGCCGTTGGTACTACGTTCAGCATTCGGCACATTCCAACATTACCAGAAACAACACGTACCAAGTATCCATCTTTATCTATTATTGTTGCAGCAAAAGATGAAGAAAAAGCGATTCGCGAAAGCATTTCGTCTCAACTAAAACAAGATTATCCAAACGTAGAATGGGTTTTGGTAGACGATCGCTCTTCTGATGGCACACTTTCTATCATGAAACAACTGGCTGCAAAAGATGAGCGAATTACCGTTCTTTCTATCGAGGAATTGCCAGAAGGTTGGTTAGGGAAAAACCATGCCTTATACAAAGGATACAAACAAGCTTCCGGGGAATTGATTTTGTTTACCGACGCGGACGTTATCTTCGAGCGAACCGATGTGTTGAAACGAAGCGTCGCCATGTTGCAAACAGAAAATGTTGACCATGTAACGATTTCCCCAACATTACAAGCAAAATCTTTTATGCTGCAAGCTTTCATTGGATTCTTTTTATTTGGCTTTCATTACTTTAAACGTCCACATCGTGCAAATGACGACCGTTCTTCTGTTGCAATGGGTGTTGGCGCGTTTAATTTACTTCGAAAAGAAGCATACGAGGCAATCGGAACCCACGAACAGATTCGCTTTCGACCAGATGATGATTTACAAATCGGTATCCAAATCAAAAAAAATGGCTTGAAACAACGTTTTGTGACAGGAATCGGGGACATTCGTGTGGAATGGTACCCTTCTCTAAAAGAAGCGATAATTGGATTAGAAAAAAATATGTTTGCTGGGCTTCATTTTCGGTATTACATGGTGTTCGTTGCAATTTTTGGCGTATTTATTTCGCAGACGTTTCCTTTTCTAGCATTATTGTTCACGAGCGGGGCTACGTTTTGGTTTAATGTAATGAGTATTGTCTTGATGCTGTTCATTTATGTACAAATTATTAACCTTTTTACACCGTTTTCACGCTGGACGACCATTTTATTCCCAGTCTCCTCCCTTTTGTTCATTTATACGATTATTCGGGCAATTGGACTTATGATTTATCGGGGCGGGATTGTTTGGCGCAGAACAACTTATTCCTTGCAAGAATTAAAAGAATGGAAAAAAGGCTGA
- a CDS encoding NADPH-dependent oxidoreductase, with protein sequence MNETIQTLTNHQSIRKYKDTPLQEEQLVAILDSIQRAPTSINGQQVSVIVVKDKERKKTLAAYSGNQTWIEEAPVFLVFCSDFYRAKLAAEKQDVPLKITDSIESLLVGATDVGIALGNAMAASESMGLGVVPIGGIRQNPIDVIELLQLPAYVVPIVGLAIGYPDQNPGLKPRFKREAVCHEETYNANLRPLIDEYDERFKNYISERTNGQEARTWSESIMQYYRFSYFPEVLPMIKKQGHGVEE encoded by the coding sequence ATGAACGAAACGATTCAAACGTTAACAAACCACCAATCTATTCGAAAGTATAAAGATACACCGTTACAAGAAGAACAATTAGTGGCGATTTTAGATAGCATTCAACGAGCGCCAACATCGATTAATGGACAACAAGTATCCGTTATTGTCGTGAAAGATAAGGAACGCAAAAAAACATTAGCGGCATACAGTGGAAATCAAACATGGATTGAAGAAGCACCTGTATTCCTCGTCTTTTGTAGTGACTTTTACCGTGCAAAATTAGCAGCAGAAAAACAAGATGTACCATTAAAAATTACTGATTCTATTGAAAGCTTATTAGTTGGAGCAACAGATGTTGGGATTGCCTTAGGAAACGCTATGGCTGCAAGTGAATCAATGGGACTTGGTGTCGTGCCAATCGGTGGTATTCGCCAAAATCCAATCGATGTGATTGAATTATTACAATTACCAGCATACGTTGTTCCTATTGTCGGCTTAGCTATCGGTTATCCTGACCAGAATCCAGGGTTAAAGCCACGCTTCAAACGAGAAGCAGTATGCCACGAAGAAACATACAACGCGAACCTTCGTCCACTCATTGATGAATACGACGAACGTTTTAAAAACTATATTAGCGAACGAACAAACGGACAAGAAGCAAGAACTTGGAGTGAATCAATCATGCAATACTACCGCTTCTCCTACTTCCCAGAAGTCTTACCAATGATTAAAAAACAAGGACACGGAGTAGAAGAATAA
- a CDS encoding SPFH domain-containing protein — protein sequence MVEKKAWKMNGFIGIGLVFGLLAVAFLGVMNEQVVVTIISVLVAVVLLSGIVIVQPNESKVVLFFGKYLGTIREEGFFLTVPFSVRKHVSLRVRNFNSAKLKVNDIDGNPIEIAAVIVFKVVDTAKAMFDVDDYDDFVEIQSETALRHVGTKYPYDVYEENVISLRGNSSEVVEELIRELQERLQVAGVEVLEARLTHLAYSAEIASAMLQRQQAQAIVAARKQIVDGAVGMVQSAIEQLQKDGVIDLDEERKAQMVSNLLVAVVSDRGAQPVINAGSLY from the coding sequence ATGGTAGAGAAAAAAGCGTGGAAAATGAATGGCTTCATTGGAATCGGGCTTGTATTTGGATTACTGGCAGTAGCTTTTTTGGGAGTCATGAATGAACAAGTAGTCGTGACGATTATTAGTGTGTTGGTAGCGGTTGTTCTTTTAAGTGGGATTGTCATTGTACAGCCAAATGAATCCAAAGTCGTCCTCTTTTTTGGAAAATATTTAGGAACGATTCGGGAAGAGGGCTTCTTTTTAACAGTTCCCTTTAGTGTACGAAAACATGTCTCTTTACGGGTACGAAATTTTAATAGTGCGAAATTAAAAGTAAACGATATTGATGGAAATCCGATTGAAATTGCAGCAGTGATTGTTTTTAAAGTAGTGGATACAGCGAAAGCCATGTTTGATGTTGATGATTATGATGATTTTGTAGAAATTCAAAGTGAAACAGCCCTTCGTCACGTTGGAACGAAGTATCCGTACGATGTTTATGAGGAAAATGTCATTTCGTTACGTGGAAATTCTTCAGAAGTAGTAGAAGAGTTAATTCGGGAATTACAAGAACGATTACAAGTAGCGGGTGTAGAAGTGCTTGAAGCACGATTGACACACCTTGCGTATTCAGCAGAAATTGCTAGTGCGATGTTGCAACGTCAGCAGGCGCAAGCAATTGTTGCAGCACGAAAACAAATTGTCGACGGAGCTGTTGGCATGGTGCAATCTGCCATTGAACAATTGCAAAAAGACGGTGTCATTGACTTAGATGAAGAAAGAAAAGCGCAAATGGTTTCCAATTTGCTCGTAGCTGTTGTATCCGATCGAGGAGCACAACCGGTCATTAATGCGGGGAGCTTATATTAA
- a CDS encoding Arc family DNA-binding protein has protein sequence MAQKKSFPLRIDPALYEVIKKWADDEFRSVNAHIEFVLRDAVKKAGRLDRKKNEE, from the coding sequence ATGGCCCAAAAAAAGAGTTTCCCACTTCGAATCGACCCTGCGTTGTACGAAGTGATTAAAAAATGGGCCGATGATGAATTTCGAAGTGTGAATGCTCACATTGAATTTGTTTTACGTGATGCAGTGAAAAAAGCTGGAAGACTCGATCGGAAAAAAAACGAAGAATAA
- a CDS encoding YjcZ family sporulation protein, translating to MGYYYGGGFALIVVLFILLIIIGCSCYRY from the coding sequence ATGGGCTACTATTACGGAGGCGGTTTTGCGTTAATCGTTGTATTGTTCATTTTACTAATCATTATTGGATGTTCTTGCTACCGTTACTAA
- a CDS encoding PAS domain S-box protein yields MKQINLTWRRNQLMLIFMWAMYILDVLLHIQLYPRLERLDVIWPPIAPVLLVILTYLVIKRKYPTIIPYALTTTYYIYLFYLNVVSPHYIHYLFLFIGIIFSTYIKDLRVTIYSGVLSVTGLLLFFENRFYPSIKQMVFADVWYFVLFAVFLILYFVLEIRVMNALLQEADRSEKQVKKELFSTQQHYKSFFNDTKDAIVVYDLDGKVMNVNPAFEQMYGWEKKEIINRMMPILIETDYEVVKERWHAAVQGEKVAGLEVKHVHRDGKVLDVAITISPIHSINQQIIVLSAISRDITEQKKTEELLIRSEKLAMVGEMAAGVAHEVKNPLTVISGFVQMIQQDKTYEQYANYMLTELHRINLIMSEFLVLAKPQAIKFQSVQLKTLFDELFVLYDSQYMYSNVKMNVIIEDNLPNVRCEPNQLKQVLINLMKNAMEAIQENGTIQIQISATGKWMEIQVKDDGCGIPAHVLKQVYDPFFTTKDDGTGLGLMVTQRIIDNHQGHLEIISKEKVGTTVKIFLPILTDETTV; encoded by the coding sequence ATGAAACAAATAAATTTAACTTGGAGACGCAATCAATTAATGCTTATTTTTATGTGGGCAATGTATATTTTAGATGTGCTTTTACACATTCAGTTATATCCACGTTTAGAGCGTTTAGATGTTATTTGGCCACCAATTGCGCCTGTATTACTTGTTATTTTAACGTATTTAGTCATAAAACGAAAATACCCAACGATTATTCCATACGCATTAACAACGACATATTATATTTATTTATTTTATTTAAATGTAGTCTCTCCCCATTACATTCATTATTTGTTTTTATTTATCGGAATTATATTTAGTACATACATAAAAGATTTACGTGTAACCATTTATTCAGGTGTTTTATCGGTTACTGGTTTGTTGTTGTTTTTTGAAAATCGTTTTTATCCATCCATTAAACAAATGGTATTTGCAGATGTTTGGTACTTCGTGTTATTTGCTGTTTTTTTAATCTTGTATTTTGTGTTAGAAATCCGAGTGATGAACGCTTTGCTTCAAGAAGCCGACCGAAGTGAGAAACAAGTAAAGAAAGAATTATTTTCGACACAACAACATTATAAATCATTTTTTAATGATACTAAAGATGCGATTGTTGTCTATGATTTAGATGGAAAAGTCATGAATGTAAATCCTGCCTTTGAACAAATGTATGGGTGGGAAAAAAAGGAAATAATCAATCGGATGATGCCTATTTTAATAGAAACGGATTATGAGGTGGTAAAAGAACGTTGGCATGCTGCGGTGCAAGGAGAAAAAGTGGCAGGATTAGAAGTGAAGCACGTGCATCGGGACGGGAAAGTGTTAGATGTTGCGATTACGATTTCTCCGATTCATTCTATCAATCAACAAATTATCGTGTTATCGGCAATTTCGCGAGATATTACTGAGCAAAAAAAGACAGAAGAATTATTAATTCGTTCGGAAAAATTAGCGATGGTAGGAGAAATGGCGGCTGGTGTTGCGCATGAAGTGAAAAATCCATTAACCGTCATTTCTGGATTTGTGCAAATGATACAACAAGATAAAACGTATGAACAATATGCAAATTACATGTTAACAGAATTACACCGAATTAATTTAATTATGAGTGAATTTTTAGTTTTAGCAAAACCACAAGCAATTAAATTTCAATCTGTGCAACTAAAAACGTTATTTGATGAATTATTTGTGTTATATGATTCTCAATATATGTATTCGAACGTCAAAATGAATGTTATAATTGAAGACAATTTACCAAATGTTCGATGTGAACCAAACCAATTAAAGCAAGTATTAATTAATTTAATGAAAAATGCGATGGAAGCGATTCAAGAAAATGGGACGATTCAAATTCAAATTTCGGCTACTGGGAAGTGGATGGAGATTCAAGTGAAAGATGATGGGTGTGGAATACCAGCACACGTTTTAAAACAAGTGTATGATCCATTCTTTACTACGAAAGATGACGGAACAGGCCTTGGATTAATGGTAACACAGCGCATTATTGATAATCATCAAGGTCATTTAGAAATTATCAGTAAAGAAAAGGTAGGGACGACGGTAAAAATATTTTTACCAATTCTAACGGATGAGACGACAGTGTGA
- a CDS encoding GntR family transcriptional regulator: MKEFDTQKAIYLQIYEWICKQMIQGTYRHGEKLPSVREMALTCGVNPNTIQRAYRELEEHHLAFTKRGQGTFVTEEESEIIKMKNEMITTELNLFIAQMNELGVTGEELIERVKQAMKEGGK, encoded by the coding sequence ATGAAAGAGTTTGATACACAAAAGGCGATTTATTTGCAAATTTATGAATGGATTTGCAAACAAATGATTCAAGGAACGTATCGGCATGGTGAAAAACTGCCGTCTGTCAGGGAAATGGCACTCACTTGTGGAGTGAATCCAAATACGATTCAACGTGCGTATCGGGAATTAGAAGAGCATCATCTTGCGTTTACGAAACGCGGGCAAGGAACGTTTGTAACGGAAGAAGAAAGTGAGATTATCAAAATGAAAAACGAGATGATTACGACAGAACTGAACTTATTTATTGCTCAGATGAACGAGTTAGGTGTAACCGGAGAGGAACTAATTGAGCGGGTAAAACAAGCGATGAAAGAAGGTGGAAAGTAA
- a CDS encoding ATP-binding cassette domain-containing protein, translated as MKVENVSKWYSKKRVLENCSWTVPMGEIIGLVGKNGVGKTTLLQLMAGLKKPNQGTLSINGKAIDRTSGASVRYVSKESSFYPFMSVEKWIDYYRLQHPSFNDAKWMELKKWIPIVKGQRMGQCSKGEQKVINLALALACDVPYLLLDEPLSGLDQHIRQAWINSIIAIFEPEKQTIIIATHDVLELEPLFDCLVLLRDGKIEKNVRVEKLQNDGYTCGTWLRQELAPLKKEL; from the coding sequence ATGAAGGTGGAGAATGTATCAAAATGGTATAGCAAAAAGCGAGTACTAGAAAACTGTTCGTGGACCGTTCCGATGGGAGAAATCATTGGGCTTGTTGGCAAAAATGGAGTAGGAAAAACGACTTTGCTCCAACTAATGGCTGGTTTAAAGAAGCCAAATCAAGGGACGTTGTCGATTAATGGAAAAGCGATAGACAGAACGAGTGGTGCATCAGTTCGGTACGTTTCGAAAGAATCGTCTTTTTATCCATTTATGTCAGTAGAAAAATGGATCGACTATTATCGTTTGCAACATCCGAGCTTTAACGATGCAAAGTGGATGGAACTGAAGAAATGGATACCAATCGTTAAAGGACAAAGGATGGGGCAATGTTCGAAAGGGGAACAAAAGGTGATTAATCTTGCTTTAGCATTAGCGTGCGATGTTCCGTATTTATTATTAGATGAGCCCCTTTCTGGTTTAGACCAACATATTCGTCAAGCGTGGATCAATAGTATCATTGCGATATTCGAACCTGAGAAACAAACCATTATTATCGCTACCCATGACGTACTCGAGCTTGAACCATTGTTTGATTGTTTAGTATTGTTACGAGATGGAAAAATAGAAAAAAACGTTCGCGTAGAAAAGCTGCAAAATGACGGATATACGTGCGGTACATGGCTTCGTCAAGAACTCGCTCCATTAAAAAAAGAATTGTAG
- the thiC gene encoding phosphomethylpyrimidine synthase ThiC, producing the protein MEKEQIIQPFPSSKKVYVKGSREDIQVPFREIALSPTVNDQGETPNEPIRVYDTSGAYTDESCEINIYEGLTKLRASWIEERGDVERYEGRKVLPVDNGFTTEEHLKNTEEFKYSNEHPLRAKAGKNVTQMHYAKKGMITPEIEYIAIREGMDPEFVRSEVAAGRAIIPANINHPEIEPMIIGRNFHTKINANIGNSAVTSSIFEEVEKMTWAVRWGSDTIMDLSTGKNIHTTREWIIRNSPVPVGTVPIYQALEKVNGVAEDLSWEVYRDTLIEQAEQGVDYFTIHAGVLMRYIPMTTARTTGIVSRGGSIMAAWCLAHHEENFLYTHFEDICDILKQYDISVSLGDGLRPGSIADANDEAQFAELRTLGELTEIAWKHDVQVMIEGPGHVPMHKIKENIDLEREICHDAPFYTLGPLTTDIAPGYDHITSAIGAAMIAWHGTAMLCYVTPKEHLGLPNKHDVREGVIAYKIAAHAADLAKGLPNAQVRDDALSKARFEFRWRDQFNLALDPERAIEYHDETLPAEGAKTAHFCSMCGPKFCSMKITQDIRKYADENKITLDEAIEEGMKEKSEEFVKKGANIYS; encoded by the coding sequence ATGGAAAAAGAACAAATCATTCAACCGTTTCCAAGCAGTAAAAAAGTATATGTAAAAGGTTCGCGTGAAGACATTCAAGTTCCATTTCGTGAAATTGCACTTTCACCAACGGTCAATGACCAAGGTGAGACACCAAATGAGCCAATTCGTGTCTATGATACGAGCGGTGCGTATACCGATGAAAGTTGCGAGATTAATATTTATGAAGGGTTGACAAAATTACGTGCTTCTTGGATTGAAGAACGCGGGGATGTAGAACGTTATGAAGGTCGTAAAGTACTTCCGGTTGATAACGGATTTACGACAGAAGAACATTTAAAAAACACAGAAGAATTCAAATATTCAAACGAACATCCACTTCGTGCGAAAGCAGGAAAAAATGTAACCCAAATGCATTATGCAAAAAAAGGAATGATTACACCTGAAATAGAGTATATCGCCATTCGTGAAGGGATGGATCCTGAATTTGTTCGTTCAGAAGTTGCGGCAGGACGTGCGATTATTCCAGCAAATATTAACCACCCTGAAATAGAACCGATGATTATCGGGCGTAATTTCCATACGAAAATTAATGCAAACATTGGAAACTCAGCTGTAACGTCATCTATTTTTGAAGAAGTAGAAAAAATGACATGGGCAGTACGTTGGGGCTCTGATACGATTATGGATTTATCAACAGGTAAAAATATTCATACAACACGTGAATGGATTATTCGTAACTCTCCAGTTCCTGTAGGGACAGTACCGATTTATCAAGCATTAGAAAAAGTAAACGGGGTAGCAGAAGACCTTTCGTGGGAAGTGTACCGTGATACGTTAATTGAACAGGCAGAGCAGGGTGTGGACTACTTTACCATTCATGCTGGTGTGTTAATGCGTTATATTCCGATGACAACGGCACGTACAACAGGAATTGTATCACGCGGTGGTTCGATTATGGCTGCTTGGTGTTTAGCACATCACGAAGAAAATTTCTTATACACTCACTTTGAAGATATTTGTGACATTTTAAAACAGTACGATATTTCTGTTTCACTAGGTGACGGGTTACGTCCAGGTTCTATTGCGGATGCAAACGATGAAGCGCAATTTGCAGAATTACGTACATTAGGAGAATTAACAGAAATCGCATGGAAACATGACGTACAAGTGATGATTGAAGGTCCAGGTCACGTACCTATGCATAAAATTAAAGAAAATATCGACTTAGAACGTGAAATTTGTCACGATGCACCGTTCTATACATTAGGTCCATTAACAACAGACATCGCACCAGGCTATGACCATATTACATCTGCTATTGGAGCAGCAATGATTGCTTGGCACGGCACTGCTATGCTTTGTTACGTAACACCGAAAGAACATTTAGGATTACCAAATAAACATGATGTACGCGAAGGGGTTATTGCATATAAAATCGCAGCGCATGCAGCAGACCTTGCAAAAGGATTACCAAATGCACAAGTACGCGATGACGCATTATCAAAAGCACGTTTCGAATTCCGTTGGCGCGACCAATTCAATTTAGCACTAGATCCGGAACGTGCTATTGAATACCACGATGAAACATTACCAGCAGAAGGAGCAAAAACAGCTCATTTTTGTTCGATGTGTGGACCAAAATTCTGTAGCATGAAAATTACACAAGACATTCGCAAATACGCAGATGAAAATAAAATTACCTTAGACGAAGCAATTGAAGAAGGAATGAAAGAAAAGTCAGAAGAATTCGTTAAAAAAGGAGCAAACATCTACTCGTAA
- a CDS encoding alpha/beta hydrolase, whose protein sequence is MNIQTAFIPMSDKHELFTVHWSSDTPNPKGIIILFHGMAEHILRYSPFATFLTKQGYEVYGHDQRGHGQTAKRNGVYGFFAEVGGFERVVQDGYERMKSMKEIHPGVPVTIFGHSMGSFIVRRLMELYSKEMDAVILSGTGGNPKWQGDVGRIIAKKEIKRKGKQTPSPLLNQLSFGSFNKKFRPNRTDFDWLSSDDKQVDVYMDDDMCGGICTTQFYYDLFTGIKQLYKKKEIQKIRPDLPILFVSGAEDPVGNFGKGVQEAVDSYVQNGINHVTVKLYERARHELLQESNKEQVYADIVAWLEKNNRCE, encoded by the coding sequence TTGAACATTCAAACGGCATTTATTCCAATGAGTGACAAGCATGAATTATTTACGGTTCATTGGTCGAGCGATACGCCAAATCCAAAAGGGATTATTATTCTTTTTCACGGAATGGCAGAACATATTTTGCGTTATTCACCATTTGCGACGTTTTTAACCAAGCAAGGATATGAAGTGTATGGTCATGACCAACGAGGACATGGGCAAACAGCAAAACGGAATGGAGTATATGGTTTTTTTGCAGAAGTAGGAGGGTTTGAACGTGTCGTGCAAGACGGATATGAACGGATGAAATCAATGAAGGAAATACATCCCGGTGTACCCGTCACCATTTTTGGACATAGTATGGGGTCGTTTATTGTAAGAAGATTAATGGAACTATATAGCAAAGAGATGGATGCTGTTATCCTCTCTGGAACAGGCGGAAATCCGAAGTGGCAAGGAGATGTTGGTCGGATTATTGCAAAAAAAGAAATAAAACGAAAAGGGAAACAAACGCCAAGTCCTTTGCTAAATCAACTTTCGTTTGGTTCGTTTAACAAAAAGTTTCGTCCGAATAGGACAGATTTTGATTGGTTATCGAGTGATGATAAACAAGTGGATGTATATATGGACGATGATATGTGCGGAGGAATTTGTACGACGCAATTTTACTATGATTTATTTACTGGGATCAAACAATTGTACAAAAAGAAAGAAATTCAAAAGATTCGTCCAGATTTACCGATTTTGTTCGTTAGTGGTGCAGAAGACCCGGTTGGTAATTTTGGAAAAGGGGTACAAGAAGCGGTAGATAGTTACGTACAAAATGGCATCAATCATGTAACTGTAAAGCTATATGAACGAGCGCGACATGAACTTTTACAAGAATCGAATAAAGAACAAGTATACGCAGATATCGTTGCCTGGCTAGAAAAAAATAACCGTTGCGAGTAA
- a CDS encoding site-2 protease family protein, which yields MTNETKTAKKSGIGILTAIGILLLSKLKWVIGLLKFSKFGATFISMIVSLWAYAVLFGWKFAIAIVYLIFIHEMGHLLFAKIKGLKTSPAIFLPFMGAVIAHKRPEDVKTEAFVAYGGPLFGLLSFLPFIPLYMQTGDPLWAMFIYLGAFINLFNLMPVSPLDGGRIIAVLSTKAWFFGILLIIGYVFFTGSPIALLILLFGIFSLWGRMREDYQVQLLSAQNDVNHEMIDRISTLKREAFQQVIDDENRTYFTESGLRIYLGVEIDRDIKALEEQFQLKKRFYWPFFQDNEKVAQEIRRYKIERLRQLLHYIKSDQIAYEDFIELSRQLSHEITENEKHQESLRTYYVTDKKTKWTYFFLYIALVGVLSYLSYYGIQISETELQK from the coding sequence GTGACCAATGAAACAAAAACGGCGAAAAAAAGTGGGATTGGTATACTCACTGCCATTGGGATTCTTCTATTATCTAAATTAAAATGGGTCATTGGCTTACTTAAATTTTCAAAATTCGGCGCAACCTTTATCTCGATGATTGTTTCTCTATGGGCATACGCCGTTCTTTTTGGTTGGAAATTTGCCATTGCAATTGTATATTTAATTTTTATTCATGAAATGGGGCACCTTCTATTTGCTAAAATAAAAGGATTAAAAACATCACCGGCTATTTTCTTACCATTTATGGGAGCAGTCATTGCCCATAAACGGCCAGAAGATGTTAAAACAGAAGCGTTCGTCGCTTATGGTGGTCCTTTGTTTGGTTTACTCAGCTTTTTGCCGTTTATTCCACTTTATATGCAAACTGGCGATCCGTTATGGGCAATGTTTATCTATTTAGGCGCATTTATTAATTTATTTAACTTAATGCCTGTTTCGCCGCTAGATGGCGGACGAATTATCGCCGTCTTATCGACAAAGGCTTGGTTTTTCGGCATTTTATTAATCATCGGATACGTCTTTTTTACTGGCAGTCCCATTGCTTTACTCATTTTACTTTTTGGTATCTTTTCTCTTTGGGGACGGATGCGTGAAGATTACCAAGTACAGCTATTATCTGCTCAAAATGACGTGAACCATGAAATGATTGACCGTATTTCCACCTTAAAACGAGAAGCATTTCAACAAGTTATTGATGATGAAAATCGGACATATTTTACGGAAAGTGGATTGCGGATTTATTTAGGAGTAGAAATTGATCGCGACATCAAAGCGCTCGAAGAACAATTTCAACTAAAAAAGAGATTTTATTGGCCATTTTTCCAAGACAATGAAAAAGTAGCTCAAGAAATACGAAGATATAAAATAGAACGATTACGTCAATTGTTGCATTATATAAAAAGTGACCAAATTGCCTACGAAGATTTTATTGAGTTAAGTCGTCAATTGTCTCATGAAATAACGGAAAACGAAAAACATCAAGAATCGTTACGCACGTACTACGTGACCGATAAAAAAACAAAATGGACATACTTTTTCTTATACATTGCACTTGTCGGTGTCTTATCTTATTTGTCTTACTACGGCATTCAAATTTCAGAAACAGAATTGCAAAAATAA